A stretch of the Rhizomicrobium sp. genome encodes the following:
- a CDS encoding YifB family Mg chelatase-like AAA ATPase produces MTLAHVYTVAFQGIEAREVDVQVHIGEGGGGIFNIVGLGDKAVAESKERVRAALAAIGLALPYQRITVNLAPADLPKEGSHYDLPIALGLLAALGVLPASELANYVALGELSLDAQVAPVAGVLPAALAAAEQSRGLICPAACGAEAAWAGDVEIIAAPSVIALVNHMKGVAVLNRPAARLAEDDVRAPDLRDVKGQETAKRAVEIVAAGGHNLLMIGPPGAGKSMLAQRLPGLLPPLDAREALELSMVQSLAGELPDGTISRRRPFRNPHHSASMAALTGGGLRVKPGEVSLAHLGVLFLDELPEFQRGVLDSLRQPIETGEAVVARANAHVRFPARFQLVAAMNPCRCGYLSDPAQACGRAPKCAVDYQSRISGPLFDRIDVHVEVASVSAADLALPPPAEGSAEVAKRVAKARDIQRARYEGKGIRTNAEAEGELLDQVAGPDAAGARLLAEAADVMRLTARGYHRVLRVARTIADLAGLERVGRPHIAEALSYRRIVQPR; encoded by the coding sequence ATGACGCTTGCGCATGTCTATACCGTTGCGTTCCAGGGCATCGAGGCTCGCGAGGTCGACGTCCAGGTCCATATCGGCGAAGGCGGCGGCGGGATCTTCAACATCGTCGGGCTCGGCGACAAGGCGGTCGCCGAGAGCAAGGAGCGGGTGCGTGCGGCGCTGGCCGCGATCGGCCTGGCGCTGCCCTATCAGCGCATCACGGTGAACCTCGCGCCGGCCGACCTGCCCAAGGAGGGCAGCCACTACGACCTGCCGATCGCCCTCGGGCTCCTGGCGGCGCTGGGCGTGCTGCCGGCCAGCGAGCTCGCGAACTATGTCGCGCTGGGCGAGCTGTCGCTCGATGCGCAGGTCGCGCCGGTGGCCGGCGTGCTGCCGGCGGCGCTCGCGGCGGCAGAGCAGAGCCGCGGGCTCATCTGTCCCGCCGCGTGCGGCGCCGAAGCGGCCTGGGCCGGCGATGTCGAGATCATCGCCGCGCCGTCGGTGATCGCGCTGGTCAATCACATGAAGGGCGTCGCGGTGCTCAACCGGCCGGCGGCGCGGCTGGCCGAGGACGACGTCCGCGCCCCGGACCTGCGCGACGTGAAGGGTCAGGAGACCGCCAAGCGCGCGGTCGAGATCGTCGCCGCCGGCGGACACAACCTGCTGATGATCGGACCGCCCGGCGCCGGCAAGTCGATGCTGGCGCAGCGCCTGCCGGGCCTTCTGCCGCCGCTCGACGCGCGCGAAGCGCTCGAATTGTCGATGGTGCAGAGCCTGGCGGGCGAATTGCCGGACGGGACGATCTCGCGGCGGCGGCCCTTCCGCAATCCGCATCACTCCGCGTCGATGGCGGCGCTGACCGGCGGCGGGCTGCGCGTCAAGCCGGGCGAGGTGAGCCTCGCGCATCTGGGCGTCCTCTTCCTCGACGAGCTTCCCGAATTCCAGCGCGGCGTGCTCGATTCGCTGCGCCAGCCGATCGAGACCGGTGAGGCGGTGGTGGCGCGCGCCAATGCGCATGTGCGCTTTCCGGCGCGCTTCCAGCTCGTCGCCGCGATGAATCCCTGCCGCTGCGGCTATCTGAGCGATCCGGCGCAGGCCTGCGGCCGGGCGCCGAAATGCGCCGTGGACTACCAGTCGCGGATCTCCGGTCCGCTGTTCGACCGCATCGACGTGCATGTGGAGGTCGCGAGCGTCTCGGCCGCGGACCTCGCCCTGCCGCCACCCGCGGAAGGCAGTGCCGAGGTCGCGAAACGCGTCGCCAAGGCGCGGGACATCCAGCGCGCACGCTATGAAGGCAAGGGCATACGCACCAACGCGGAAGCCGAAGGCGAACTACTCGACCAGGTCGCGGGGCCCGACGCGGCAGGGGCGCGGCTCCTCGCCGAGGCGGCGGATGTCATGCGGCTGACGGCGCGGGGCTATCATCGCGTGCTGCGCGTGGCCCGCACCATTGCCGACCTTGCGGGCCTGGAGCGCGTGGGCCGGCCGCATATCGCCGAAGCGCTGTCCTATCGGCGGATCGTGCAGCCGCGCTGA